One Alcanivorax sp. REN37 DNA window includes the following coding sequences:
- a CDS encoding HmuY family protein — protein MRSSILTLTLGLSAALLAGCGSSSSSNSTPNPGPGPGDGNRFSGSAEWRFELPAKGDSLCFDFNANREVPDCSGNDWDLKVLSTGSYASFWTHSGVTADGQGGAFNGPFDYSWSELSQWQNATTDPKVGQLPSTLYVADFAKSVFVGDNMIQSSVFEYGLGGSSDHNLYPNYRVFLITDNASNADALSGNDNKVFALQVVGYYGGPSGTASGWPTLRWFERSSDQGNQTLREETIDASSETQWVHFNLDTGAVVDAPEQADWHVALRRNSIKLNAGISGTGNAGGFIGATPAGFYDANGKPVASVFRRPNNADLTRADLTNNQFAVPTNASGWIKDSAESRLNSPYRGTYPAPLNFGWFTYYSTDAAAAEAGVVKHMIKANPDGAALIRGADGSSYARFHLTEVAYSDPQVATSAQTWTLQFEVQPAE, from the coding sequence ATGCGATCGTCGATCCTGACTCTGACCCTCGGCCTCAGCGCCGCGCTGCTGGCCGGCTGCGGCAGCAGCTCCAGTTCCAACTCCACCCCGAACCCAGGCCCAGGCCCCGGTGATGGCAATCGCTTTTCCGGCTCAGCCGAATGGCGCTTTGAGCTGCCAGCCAAAGGCGACAGCCTGTGCTTCGATTTCAATGCCAACCGCGAAGTACCCGACTGCAGCGGCAACGACTGGGATTTGAAAGTACTCAGCACCGGCAGCTACGCCAGCTTCTGGACCCATAGCGGCGTCACCGCCGACGGCCAAGGCGGCGCCTTCAATGGTCCCTTCGATTACAGCTGGAGCGAACTCAGCCAGTGGCAGAACGCCACCACCGACCCCAAAGTCGGTCAGCTGCCCAGCACCCTGTATGTGGCGGATTTCGCCAAGAGCGTGTTCGTCGGCGACAACATGATCCAGAGTTCCGTGTTCGAGTACGGGCTCGGCGGTAGCAGCGACCACAACCTGTACCCCAACTACCGCGTGTTCCTGATCACCGACAACGCCTCCAACGCCGACGCGCTGTCCGGCAACGACAACAAAGTGTTCGCGCTGCAGGTGGTGGGCTATTACGGCGGCCCCAGCGGCACCGCGTCCGGCTGGCCAACGCTGCGCTGGTTCGAGCGCAGCTCTGACCAGGGCAACCAAACCCTGCGCGAAGAAACCATCGACGCGTCCAGCGAGACCCAGTGGGTGCATTTCAACCTCGACACCGGCGCCGTGGTGGATGCTCCCGAGCAAGCCGACTGGCACGTGGCATTGCGCCGCAACAGCATCAAGCTGAACGCCGGCATCTCTGGCACCGGCAACGCCGGCGGCTTCATTGGCGCCACGCCGGCAGGTTTCTATGACGCCAACGGCAAACCGGTGGCGAGCGTCTTCCGTCGCCCGAACAACGCCGACCTGACCCGCGCCGACTTGACCAACAACCAGTTCGCGGTGCCGACCAACGCCAGTGGCTGGATCAAAGACAGCGCCGAATCCCGCCTCAACAGTCCTTACCGCGGCACCTACCCGGCACCGCTCAACTTCGGCTGGTTCACCTACTACTCCACCGACGCTGCCGCGGCAGAAGCGGGCGTCGTCAAGCACATGATCAAAGCCAACCCGGACGGCGCGGCCTTGATTCGCGGTGCCGACGGCAG